A genomic window from Mesorhizobium sp. 131-2-1 includes:
- a CDS encoding Lrp/AsnC family transcriptional regulator, producing the protein MLDDLDRRLLDILVQDSRTSLKDLAQQVGMSSPSVSERLRRLEERGVIRAFTIEVDPEALGYPLQAIVRIRPLPGKLHIVQKLIEETPEFGECDKVTGDDCFVARLFVRSIGELDRLLDRIADKAETSTAIIKAQPIRRRPPPLGV; encoded by the coding sequence ATGCTCGATGATCTCGACCGGCGCCTTCTCGACATACTCGTTCAGGATTCCAGAACGTCGCTGAAGGATCTGGCGCAACAAGTCGGCATGTCGTCGCCGAGCGTTTCGGAGCGGCTGCGGCGGCTGGAGGAGCGCGGCGTCATCCGCGCCTTCACCATCGAGGTCGATCCGGAAGCGCTCGGCTACCCGCTGCAGGCGATCGTGCGCATCCGGCCGCTGCCGGGCAAGCTGCACATCGTGCAGAAACTGATCGAGGAGACGCCCGAATTCGGCGAATGCGACAAGGTGACGGGCGACGACTGCTTCGTCGCGCGGCTGTTCGTGCGCTCGATCGGCGAGCTCGACCGGCTTCTCGACCGGATCGCCGACAAGGCGGAGACGAGCACGGCCATCATCAAGGCGCAGCCGATCCGCCGCCGCCCGCCGCCGCTGGGCGTCTAG
- a CDS encoding SRPBCC family protein, protein MAEPLIVRREVQIAAPPATVFAFLTDPDKIVRWMGTEATAEPTPGGLYLLNLAGRATARGQFTEVVPVHRLAYSFGWEGNDQTPPGSSLVEIDLVEESGGTRVKLTHSGLVDREICDSHEKGWTHYLSRLAITAAGGDPGPDKM, encoded by the coding sequence ATGGCTGAACCCTTGATCGTTCGTCGTGAGGTACAGATCGCGGCGCCGCCGGCGACGGTCTTCGCCTTCCTGACAGATCCCGACAAGATCGTGCGCTGGATGGGAACGGAGGCAACGGCGGAGCCTACCCCCGGCGGTCTTTACTTGCTGAATTTGGCAGGAAGAGCTACGGCACGCGGCCAATTCACCGAGGTCGTACCCGTCCACCGCCTTGCCTACAGCTTCGGCTGGGAGGGCAACGACCAGACACCGCCCGGTTCGAGCCTTGTTGAAATCGATCTGGTCGAAGAGTCCGGCGGAACGCGGGTCAAGCTCACCCATAGCGGCCTTGTCGACCGGGAGATTTGCGACAGCCATGAGAAGGGCTGGACGCACTATCTGAGCCGGCTCGCAATCACCGCCGCCGGTGGCGACCCGGGACCGGACAAGATGTAG
- a CDS encoding adenylate/guanylate cyclase domain-containing protein encodes MRLSSTLAWLVDSAGGAVQPEDFLATLGARLVDDGLPLAGGALTLAAPHPIITRRAWLWRAETGVVMEALGFGTGAMLGAGESDLGREWLAGLGTGVVHDYTVGPERGDAQFENPKLNWVATRPLAKHESNTLDQVARFAAAPLAALAARSTLSALLQAYLGQRSAAQVLAGRSRREVGETIRAVLFYSDLRDFTALSEETDAEQVVAALNASFDRIAGAVHAFAGEVLKFIGDGVLAIFPVGERSASQACEAGLRAIGAARAGMAQLNQVRTSQGMPELQFGMALHLGDMVWGNIGTADRLDFTAIGPAVNLVSRLEGLCRPLGRSVLISGAVAAEISTPLVPLGEHQLRGTARSCAVFGLPDA; translated from the coding sequence ATGCGGCTTTCTTCAACTCTCGCCTGGCTGGTCGACAGCGCCGGCGGCGCCGTCCAACCGGAAGATTTTCTGGCTACGCTCGGCGCGCGGCTGGTTGACGATGGGCTGCCTCTCGCCGGCGGAGCCCTGACGCTCGCCGCGCCGCATCCGATCATAACGCGTCGCGCCTGGCTGTGGCGGGCCGAGACGGGCGTCGTCATGGAGGCGCTGGGTTTTGGCACCGGCGCGATGCTTGGAGCCGGGGAGAGCGATCTCGGACGCGAATGGCTGGCGGGACTGGGAACCGGTGTTGTGCACGATTACACGGTTGGGCCTGAACGTGGGGATGCGCAATTCGAGAATCCAAAACTGAATTGGGTCGCGACCCGTCCTCTCGCAAAACACGAATCGAACACGCTGGACCAGGTGGCGCGCTTCGCCGCCGCGCCACTTGCCGCTCTCGCCGCCAGGTCGACGCTGTCAGCCCTGCTTCAGGCCTATCTCGGGCAGCGAAGCGCGGCGCAGGTGTTGGCCGGCCGTTCTCGCCGCGAGGTTGGTGAGACGATCCGCGCCGTCCTGTTCTATAGCGATTTGCGCGACTTTACCGCCCTGTCGGAGGAGACGGACGCCGAACAGGTCGTGGCGGCGCTCAATGCCAGCTTCGACCGCATCGCCGGCGCCGTTCACGCTTTTGCCGGCGAGGTGCTGAAATTCATCGGCGACGGGGTGCTGGCGATCTTTCCTGTCGGCGAGCGCTCGGCTTCACAAGCTTGCGAGGCAGGGTTGCGCGCGATCGGAGCGGCGCGGGCGGGCATGGCGCAGCTCAATCAGGTCCGTACCAGTCAGGGCATGCCCGAACTGCAGTTCGGCATGGCGCTGCATCTGGGCGACATGGTGTGGGGCAATATCGGCACAGCCGACCGGCTGGATTTCACCGCGATCGGCCCGGCCGTAAATCTCGTCAGCAGGCTCGAAGGCCTGTGCCGGCCGCTTGGAAGGAGTGTGCTGATCTCGGGCGCCGTCGCGGCGGAAATATCAACGCCCTTGGTCCCGCTGGGCGAACATCAATTGCGCGGAACCGCCAGATCGTGCGCCGTCTTCGGCTTGCCGGACGCATGA